From one Microbacterium aurum genomic stretch:
- a CDS encoding glycosyltransferase family 2 protein produces the protein MSPTPAGPIVTVIVPGRDVAAYAAEALASLQAQSLDAWRAILVDDGSTDATGALFAQAAASDPRFTVVTHPTPRGLGAARNAALDLVETPFVGFLDGDDVLTPDALRRLTATLTRSGSDIVAGAYVRLRPDETGGYTPGIVQPWVRAATEPERLGVSLAEHPDVSGNIVAWSKVSRVELWRRAGIRFPEGRLYEDQVVAQRLYTTARAIDVIPDVVVRWRERADGSSITQHKDSVAVLTDYLEAMRAGIAVLDAAGHRAAVRARVRLILDMDVPPLVAIAQRHPDDAYRRALGAFVAELATRADAEDIALDDATESLRSAAVLW, from the coding sequence GTGAGCCCGACACCCGCCGGCCCGATCGTCACCGTCATCGTTCCGGGTCGCGACGTCGCCGCCTACGCTGCCGAAGCTCTCGCCTCGCTGCAGGCACAGAGCCTCGACGCGTGGCGGGCGATCCTCGTCGACGACGGGTCGACCGATGCCACCGGGGCGCTGTTCGCGCAGGCCGCGGCATCCGACCCCCGCTTCACCGTTGTCACCCACCCGACCCCGCGCGGACTGGGCGCGGCGCGCAACGCCGCGCTCGATCTCGTCGAGACGCCCTTCGTCGGGTTCCTCGATGGCGACGACGTGCTCACCCCCGACGCGCTGCGACGGCTCACCGCGACGCTCACCCGCAGCGGCAGCGACATCGTGGCGGGGGCCTACGTGCGGCTGCGGCCCGACGAGACCGGCGGCTACACCCCCGGGATCGTGCAGCCGTGGGTGCGGGCGGCGACCGAACCGGAACGGCTCGGCGTCTCACTCGCCGAGCATCCCGACGTGTCGGGGAACATCGTCGCGTGGTCCAAAGTGAGCCGCGTCGAGCTGTGGCGCCGCGCCGGCATCCGCTTTCCGGAGGGCAGGCTCTACGAGGACCAGGTGGTCGCGCAGCGCCTGTACACGACCGCGCGGGCGATCGACGTGATCCCCGACGTCGTGGTGCGCTGGCGCGAGCGCGCCGACGGCTCGTCCATCACCCAGCACAAGGACTCCGTCGCGGTGCTGACGGACTACCTCGAGGCGATGCGTGCCGGAATCGCCGTGCTCGACGCCGCCGGCCATCGCGCCGCCGTCCGCGCCCGCGTGCGCCTCATCCTCGACATGGATGTGCCGCCCCTCGTCGCGATCGCGCAGCGCCACCCCGACGACGCCTACCGGCGGGCGCTCGGCGCGTTCGTGGCCGAACTCGCGACGCGGGCGGATGCCGAGGACATCGCTCTCGATGATGCGACGGAGTCGCTGCGTAGCGCCGCCGTGCTGTGGTGA
- a CDS encoding cysteine desulfurase family protein yields MRYLDHAATTPVRPEVLEAMLPFLTDRFGNPSSHHTVGEAAASALDDARRRVARIVGMRPGDIVFTSGGTEADNLAIKGLAIGAAQHRGAPVHVITTTIEHEAVLASCDYLERVHGFAVTRVGVDADGRVDPADIAAALRPDTALVTVGYANNEIGTVQDAAAIAAALRTASAAVPLHLDAVQAAGWLPLSGTGADALSIAGHKVGAPQGIGVLAVRGRLPLEPLLHGGGQERDRRSGTENVAGAVAIATALELAEAERPAAADRVARLRDGFIARVLERAPSARLTGHPVHRLPGTASFTFAGTSGEAVLLELERRGIVSSSGSACAAGSDEPSHVLLALGIAPEVAQTAVRFTFGHDLGRSGPHRAAGAPRMPSEARDAATADLAAVADAVAAAIAAVRSGA; encoded by the coding sequence ATGCGCTACCTGGATCACGCCGCGACCACGCCAGTGCGCCCCGAGGTCCTCGAGGCGATGCTGCCGTTCCTCACCGACCGCTTCGGCAACCCGTCGAGCCATCACACCGTGGGCGAGGCCGCGGCATCCGCCCTCGACGACGCCCGCCGTCGGGTCGCGCGCATCGTCGGCATGCGCCCCGGCGACATCGTGTTCACCTCGGGCGGCACCGAGGCGGACAACCTCGCGATCAAGGGCCTCGCCATCGGCGCGGCCCAGCACCGGGGCGCGCCGGTCCACGTCATCACGACGACGATCGAGCACGAGGCCGTGCTCGCGTCGTGCGACTACCTCGAGCGCGTGCACGGCTTCGCGGTCACCCGCGTCGGCGTCGACGCCGACGGTCGCGTCGACCCCGCCGACATCGCGGCGGCGCTCCGGCCCGACACCGCGCTCGTGACCGTCGGCTACGCCAACAACGAGATCGGCACGGTGCAGGATGCCGCGGCCATCGCCGCGGCGCTGCGCACGGCATCCGCGGCGGTCCCTCTTCACCTGGACGCCGTGCAGGCGGCGGGGTGGCTGCCGCTGTCGGGGACCGGCGCCGACGCCCTGTCGATCGCCGGCCACAAGGTCGGTGCGCCGCAGGGGATCGGCGTGCTCGCCGTCCGCGGCCGCCTGCCGCTGGAGCCGCTCCTGCACGGCGGCGGTCAGGAACGGGACCGGCGCAGCGGCACCGAGAACGTCGCCGGCGCCGTCGCCATCGCCACCGCGCTGGAACTCGCCGAGGCCGAGCGCCCCGCCGCGGCCGACCGCGTGGCGCGGCTGCGCGACGGGTTCATCGCGCGGGTGCTCGAACGGGCCCCCTCCGCGCGCCTGACGGGGCACCCGGTGCACCGGCTGCCGGGAACAGCGAGCTTCACGTTCGCCGGCACGAGCGGCGAAGCGGTGCTGCTCGAGCTGGAGCGCCGGGGCATCGTCAGCTCCAGCGGCTCGGCGTGCGCGGCCGGCAGCGACGAGCCCTCGCACGTGCTGCTCGCGCTCGGCATCGCGCCCGAGGTCGCGCAGACCGCGGTCCGCTTCACGTTCGGTCACGACCTCGGACGGTCCGGACCGCACCGCGCCGCGGGCGCGCCCCGCATGCCGAGTGAGGCCCGGGACGCGGCCACGGCGGACCTCGCCGCTGTCGCCGACGCGGTCGCCGCTGCCATCGCGGCGGTACGATCAGGCGCGTGA
- the nadC gene encoding carboxylating nicotinate-nucleotide diphosphorylase yields MLSRSHIDTVVRAALDEDAPWGDLTSQTLIPADAAATADLVAREDGVFSGGEVFAAAFTLTDSRIAVEVHAADGDGFAAGAVLASVTGPARGVLTAERIGLNFVQRMSGIATLTRRYVDAVAGTGARIADTRKTTPGLRALERHAVRSGGGHNHRFSLSDAVMAKDNHLAVLTADGQSIPDALRAAIAALPHTAHVEVEVDRLDQIEPVLAAGTGPRGVGTIMLDNFSLADLRAGVALIAGRTTVEASGGVSLETVRAIAETGVDVISVGALTHSARALDLGLDVRIALRG; encoded by the coding sequence ATGCTGAGCCGCAGCCACATCGACACGGTCGTGCGCGCCGCGCTCGACGAAGACGCCCCCTGGGGCGACCTCACGAGCCAGACCCTCATCCCGGCGGACGCCGCGGCCACCGCCGACCTCGTCGCGCGCGAGGACGGCGTGTTCAGCGGCGGCGAGGTCTTCGCCGCCGCCTTCACGCTGACCGACTCGCGCATCGCGGTCGAGGTGCACGCCGCCGACGGTGACGGGTTCGCCGCCGGCGCCGTGCTCGCGAGCGTCACGGGCCCCGCCCGCGGCGTGCTGACCGCGGAGCGGATCGGGCTCAACTTCGTGCAGCGGATGAGCGGCATCGCCACCCTCACCCGCCGCTACGTCGACGCCGTCGCGGGCACCGGCGCGCGCATCGCCGACACCCGCAAGACCACGCCCGGCCTGCGCGCCCTCGAACGGCATGCCGTCCGCAGCGGCGGCGGCCACAACCACCGGTTCTCACTGTCGGACGCGGTCATGGCGAAGGACAACCACCTCGCCGTGCTCACGGCGGACGGGCAGAGCATTCCCGACGCACTGCGCGCCGCGATCGCCGCGCTCCCCCACACCGCGCACGTCGAGGTGGAGGTCGACCGGCTCGACCAGATCGAGCCGGTGCTCGCCGCAGGAACCGGGCCGCGCGGGGTCGGCACCATCATGCTCGACAACTTCTCCCTCGCCGATCTCCGCGCGGGCGTCGCGCTGATCGCCGGTCGCACGACGGTGGAGGCGTCCGGGGGTGTGAGCCTGGAGACCGTGCGCGCGATCGCCGAGACGGGCGTCGACGTCATCTCGGTCGGGGCGCTCACGCACTCCGCCCGCGCGCTGGACCTGGGCCTCGACGTACGCATCGCGCTGCGGGGCTGA
- the nadB gene encoding L-aspartate oxidase, whose amino-acid sequence MTRGDLERAQPGDDPTSPRVVVVGSGIAGLTAALHAAASGCAVTVVTKDVLEHANTRFAQGGIAGVMFDDDSAAAHERDTLIAGAGLCDPDAVRVLVTEGPTRIRELIALGVAFDRAADGTYVKGLEAAHSYPRVLHAGGDATGSVIEKALVARVRASGAQIIEHAFLVDLLLRGGRVAGVDLLVDDRRRAAIEADAVVLATGGAGCLYAHTTNPSVATGDGIAAALRAGATVSDLEFFQFHPTVLADGDAFLVSEAVRGEGAVLRDEQGRRFMLDVHPDAELAPRDVVARAIAEAMAGQGARPVLLDATGLRPTRKQTASFLAQRFPTIDAAVRARGLDWAREPIPVTPAAHYLMGGVDTDLHGRTDIPGLYAVGEVARTGVHGANRLASNSLLEGAVFGARAGDAIASDAAGSSWPAAAAAPGAAAPAAPAPAAPAATASADPAPGAGVTATHRQPAPDPVPAFTRRALQELMWQEAGLVRDGAGLAHAASVLDAWRAQPRTPATEAEFEDENLLQVAAALVAAALARTDSVGAHVRRDETPRIRALTPAEGPETAAERTDPWSSITAAAQKESAAC is encoded by the coding sequence GTGACACGCGGCGACCTCGAGCGGGCGCAACCCGGCGACGACCCGACATCGCCGCGGGTCGTCGTCGTGGGCTCCGGCATCGCCGGGCTCACCGCGGCGCTGCATGCCGCGGCATCGGGCTGCGCGGTCACCGTCGTGACGAAAGACGTCCTCGAGCACGCCAACACGCGATTCGCGCAGGGCGGGATCGCCGGGGTCATGTTCGACGACGACAGCGCCGCCGCGCACGAGCGCGACACCCTCATCGCGGGGGCGGGTCTGTGCGACCCGGACGCCGTGCGGGTTCTCGTGACCGAGGGGCCGACACGGATCCGGGAGCTCATCGCGCTCGGGGTCGCGTTCGACCGCGCCGCCGACGGCACGTATGTCAAAGGGCTCGAGGCCGCTCACTCCTATCCGCGTGTGCTGCACGCCGGGGGCGACGCGACCGGCAGCGTCATCGAGAAAGCGCTCGTGGCGCGCGTGCGCGCCAGCGGGGCGCAGATCATCGAGCACGCGTTCCTCGTCGACCTCCTCCTTCGTGGCGGCCGGGTCGCGGGGGTCGACCTGCTCGTCGACGACCGGCGCCGCGCGGCGATCGAGGCGGATGCCGTCGTGCTCGCCACCGGCGGCGCCGGCTGCCTCTACGCGCACACGACGAACCCGTCGGTCGCCACCGGCGACGGCATCGCCGCGGCGCTCCGCGCCGGGGCGACGGTGTCGGACCTGGAGTTCTTCCAGTTCCACCCGACGGTGCTCGCCGACGGCGACGCCTTCTTGGTGTCCGAGGCCGTGCGCGGCGAGGGCGCCGTGCTCCGCGACGAGCAGGGACGCCGGTTTATGCTCGACGTGCACCCCGACGCCGAGCTGGCGCCGCGCGACGTCGTGGCCCGCGCGATCGCGGAGGCGATGGCGGGGCAGGGTGCTCGACCGGTGCTCCTGGACGCCACCGGCCTGCGCCCGACACGCAAGCAGACGGCATCCTTCCTCGCGCAGCGCTTTCCGACGATCGACGCCGCCGTGCGCGCGCGAGGGCTCGACTGGGCGCGCGAGCCCATCCCCGTGACGCCCGCCGCCCACTACCTGATGGGCGGCGTCGACACCGACCTGCACGGGCGCACGGACATCCCCGGGCTGTACGCGGTCGGCGAGGTCGCCCGAACCGGTGTGCACGGCGCCAACCGGCTGGCGTCGAACTCGCTGCTGGAGGGCGCGGTGTTCGGCGCTCGCGCCGGCGACGCGATCGCGTCCGACGCCGCCGGGTCGAGCTGGCCGGCCGCGGCCGCCGCCCCCGGAGCAGCCGCCCCCGCCGCGCCCGCGCCCGCCGCTCCCGCCGCGACTGCGTCCGCCGACCCGGCACCGGGTGCCGGTGTGACCGCCACGCACCGGCAGCCTGCGCCGGATCCCGTGCCGGCGTTCACGCGACGGGCGCTGCAGGAGCTCATGTGGCAGGAGGCGGGGCTCGTGCGCGACGGCGCGGGCCTCGCGCACGCCGCGTCCGTGCTCGATGCCTGGCGCGCGCAGCCGCGCACCCCCGCGACCGAGGCCGAGTTCGAGGACGAGAACCTGCTGCAGGTCGCCGCCGCCCTGGTCGCCGCCGCCCTCGCGCGTACCGACTCGGTGGGTGCACACGTCCGGCGCGACGAGACTCCACGGATTCGTGCGCTCACACCCGCAGAAGGGCCGGAAACGGCCGCGGAGCGCACGGATCCGTGGAGTTCGATCACCGCCGCCGCGCAGAAGGAGTCGGCCGCATGCTGA
- the nadA gene encoding quinolinate synthase NadA, with protein MTALPLTLQPRPAEPVDPSVDHAILAIVSGASTAATCTTDLAAGPWDFDTRPGYGPGSSMGDVIPTGAPRQGELPAEYREASEAELHARITAAKEVLGDRVVVLGHFYQREEVVTHADYVGDSFQLANAALEHPHAEAIVFSGVHFMAETADLLSRPEQAVILPNLAAGCSMADMASIDDVEECWEQLADLYGPLEVPDADGLVPVIPVTYMNSSAAIKGFVGRHGGIVCTSSNARTVLEWAFARGRRVLFFPDQHLGRNTAKAMGVPLEQMSMWNPRKPLGGSSAADLADARVILWHGFCSVHRRFTVEQIERARAEHPGVRVIVHPECPMAVVDAADEAGSTDYIRKAIAAATEPTTFAIGTEINLVQRLAAQFPQHEIFCLDPVVCPCSTMYRIHPGYLAWVLERLVAGEVVNRITVPADVAEPARLALERMLAAKP; from the coding sequence ATGACCGCCCTGCCCCTCACCCTGCAGCCGCGCCCCGCGGAGCCCGTCGACCCGAGCGTCGACCACGCGATCCTCGCGATCGTCTCCGGAGCCTCGACCGCGGCGACCTGCACGACCGACCTCGCCGCCGGCCCCTGGGACTTCGACACGCGGCCCGGCTACGGTCCCGGCTCGTCGATGGGTGACGTCATCCCCACCGGCGCGCCCCGCCAGGGCGAGCTGCCGGCGGAGTACCGCGAGGCGTCGGAGGCCGAGCTGCACGCCCGCATCACCGCCGCCAAGGAGGTGCTCGGCGACCGGGTCGTGGTGCTCGGCCACTTCTATCAACGCGAAGAGGTCGTCACCCACGCCGACTACGTGGGCGACTCGTTCCAGCTCGCGAACGCCGCGCTCGAGCACCCGCACGCGGAGGCGATCGTCTTCAGCGGCGTGCACTTCATGGCCGAGACCGCCGATCTGCTCTCGCGTCCCGAACAGGCCGTGATCCTGCCGAACCTCGCCGCCGGCTGCTCGATGGCCGACATGGCCTCGATCGACGACGTCGAGGAGTGCTGGGAGCAACTGGCGGACCTCTACGGGCCGCTCGAGGTCCCGGACGCGGACGGGCTCGTCCCCGTCATCCCCGTCACGTACATGAACTCGTCCGCCGCGATCAAGGGCTTCGTCGGGCGGCACGGCGGCATCGTCTGCACGTCGTCAAACGCGCGCACCGTGCTGGAATGGGCGTTCGCCCGCGGCCGCCGCGTGCTGTTCTTCCCCGACCAGCACCTGGGGCGCAACACCGCGAAGGCGATGGGCGTCCCCCTCGAGCAGATGTCGATGTGGAACCCGCGCAAGCCCCTCGGCGGGTCGTCCGCCGCGGACCTCGCCGACGCCCGCGTCATCCTCTGGCACGGCTTCTGCTCGGTACACCGCCGGTTCACCGTGGAGCAGATCGAGCGCGCCCGCGCCGAGCACCCGGGCGTCCGCGTCATCGTGCACCCGGAGTGCCCGATGGCGGTCGTCGATGCCGCCGACGAGGCCGGCTCGACCGACTACATCCGCAAGGCGATCGCCGCGGCGACCGAGCCGACGACGTTCGCCATCGGCACCGAGATCAACCTCGTCCAGCGGCTCGCGGCGCAATTCCCGCAGCACGAGATCTTCTGCCTCGACCCGGTCGTCTGCCCGTGCTCGACGATGTACCGCATCCACCCCGGCTACCTCGCCTGGGTGCTGGAGCGACTCGTCGCGGGCGAGGTCGTCAACCGGATCACGGTGCCCGCCGACGTCGCCGAGCCGGCACGTCTCGCGCTCGAGCGGATGCTGGCGGCGAAGCCGTGA
- a CDS encoding NUDIX hydrolase has product MTQTHAAPTAAGDIRVAVSTVIFSLRRDPGSDRASVVLPLVRRTRDPHEGAWALPGGWLDTAEELETAASRTLAETTGLAPSYLEQLYAFGDVHRSPTRVVSIVYWALLREGPLLAPASENVAWFDAATLPPLAFDHNHIVDYALWRLRNKVGYSRIAHGLLPELFTLADLREVYEAILGRDLDPANFRRQVENSGTLISTEQFRTGSHRPARLYRYNHDVELAERGPLPTEPHPEVLS; this is encoded by the coding sequence ATGACTCAAACACACGCAGCCCCCACCGCCGCCGGCGACATCCGCGTCGCCGTGTCGACCGTGATCTTCAGCCTGCGCCGCGACCCCGGCAGCGACCGCGCCAGTGTCGTCCTGCCCCTCGTCCGGCGCACCCGCGATCCGCACGAGGGCGCCTGGGCGCTCCCCGGCGGCTGGCTGGACACCGCCGAAGAACTGGAGACCGCGGCATCCCGCACCCTCGCCGAGACGACGGGACTGGCGCCGAGCTACCTCGAACAGCTGTACGCGTTCGGCGATGTGCACCGCTCCCCCACGCGCGTCGTGTCGATCGTGTACTGGGCGCTGTTGCGGGAGGGACCGCTGCTGGCGCCGGCATCCGAGAACGTCGCGTGGTTCGACGCGGCCACGCTGCCGCCCCTCGCCTTCGATCACAACCACATCGTCGACTACGCGCTGTGGCGCCTGCGCAACAAGGTCGGCTACAGCCGCATCGCCCACGGGCTGCTGCCGGAGCTGTTCACGCTCGCCGACCTGCGCGAGGTGTACGAGGCGATCCTCGGCCGCGACCTCGACCCCGCCAACTTCCGGCGCCAGGTCGAGAACTCCGGCACCCTCATCTCCACCGAGCAGTTCCGCACCGGCAGTCACCGTCCGGCGCGGCTGTACCGCTACAACCACGACGTCGAGCTCGCCGAACGCGGGCCACTGCCGACCGAACCCCACCCGGAGGTGCTGTCATGA